Proteins from one Mycteria americana isolate JAX WOST 10 ecotype Jacksonville Zoo and Gardens chromosome 1, USCA_MyAme_1.0, whole genome shotgun sequence genomic window:
- the EXPH5 gene encoding exophilin-5 isoform X1 gives MTAAPQGPDLGFLNEEEARAIFQVLQRDSELRRAEKDRVSKLLKRKQSETGLQGVTGEWFEEIQRKKFQNYIDVNRMLKAPLEHQLRKNKNSNRKEVKMSSCTNPQAQKNTTASFLGFRSPFAWLFSFRKSRKNQTQKQPRYDSSASPSSKVEEMATAEMCNSPTSAETSGHSFDANQNERMEKSTQEWNEQLEKEFFSVLNDLDDQLAQEQAQDPLDRTVSSSSASNVQYSSAFPTSKRQTASRGQHRNDMPSTFFPDGLRTIRAKDEHKIFIRPRKLHSAYINWHQTAFQEDYKYGDPVDGNPHLLSSRLSSVSFGRSSEGSLYPPSITQNSGFRHKSCMNRDTAGRSYSVCSLRRCPSSVSSDQLSASSFQHPLARESNNGFVPRFGRQNPKRIPLSSIVWNNTPDSPGQTSTQEKMFRTQSLMEFHATDHGRYPSSLQETKKHACYHSKHHYRRSVSSSNCFSRVSCPDKATSPLPFDNWENYPLYKSENNLSRSYYRDTSSHGKLYANQKNSPCGRKDSYPSWADIPQYYCDEVFISPDASFEVIMANLNDQQWAHTKNAKFGSQRLQNDFHMYSPENTNIKTITRSANRTFSEFTEGCQPWLSCNSSVSSSSIRTDESVFPNSKDQTKPIGLNRSSVVVSQRSTKADFTQLEKLEGKKLPDEDVLLQSVSQQADTNYINTQSFPSNSPPSAMLQSDAFLFNTMRSKRQTQVTARGDIAKMYTSNGDKRDVQMKENDCPPSSVFSQPPCILPADESRKEPFLPSQKEREHNLHYAAKRERIKQDNRSAEAINQATPKRPSSLLNVASTPSTEKLANCQGMLSCPPECSSSSSQSSPQALSHKDNFKCLGTLTSSSVNCTVTESQAEGGKTAQLSRTGVTKKISQKTLQNTSTLVTKDCNGQFTTSSPQNGNSGNIYMHSFDGDPKTSEHSLSYFCLEKERGKIRSNSTCIERLHKQDSLLRHTSSCSITGSPSRNSLKSPDSLVLYYTLPRKSASIAGSVMSDTPISLPRESRTTYNCLRSETPRRVDAFCSNQRDVSCLDSKHSFLTSASLNAATSNKEKDYPSPLTKSPNDSVSSSTSVELTDSCKHISRRESSVFSDCKERGNFLQKYKTTSTFTVCVDEDHVKYHELVSIYYTLPRRHSRTFCNLFRDNPEDADLPCPEENAQSPRIQNKKNEGPVSLANVFSPSTLEKEVPSYSSDQVSSALVTPQNLGTAVDSEEENSHLSPSSEKIATSKSISVVHNRKDSSADLSLAENVLSDMVTKEVSFDGPQCTAIVAKSGKGISDASSSQNTEICLKGKKEILQTATPLMSTLSTPPKPGRCLENLLYSTSTHKNTIQKGNSENCCQPPKVNTNKNLNSLLLNPGEKGSLGRNGNTERGDVSLLPVEDTYRDSTEVKQRVNFLHQTTPLYNNKRSGLQLRADSSRKNANYLNSCSKVLSESQNKASEVSTVSSADPLLQLNKVVSADTDELMNSKIKKEQNSQSTRMGKVYSGLQESERHSEGSLNINCKDKVLPVTQDQKIMHSAEDENKLPSDCTRDKVKDIEKRKNRPSIKNKLAAVYKTSRKFSSKNLPPKPHISNIFSQNDGSATSLEVDTSLDSLVSTDSHQPFLQSDNENQNHSLDPGKNTPRPRTAENKKTENQNDPSLLVSNTNWRSFTSSYTQKEAISPKKTTVKVENRPNVTTLFPDKAVTTRNKNSQTLNLGLESKSQPISPSATTSDPLDDKKRRASSRACGPPLPLLIDKNSNTYVNSCLQADTCPEQNLTSQTVLSQCQNISQSASLKNANLHSYQLRKSHAKSQRERHLSESICARDSHETFASGSNILSKDGIHGKRFKSYSELLSCDENENWASDDEKCYSTRNLMYPSVEFGIFGKEQQLAFLENIKRSLTEGRLWRPCLLNNPGALRDGETPSINRAELLSPSSAGSKMSSAASSPREPTDIYQEDPAAYSDSDSDTTTDDEYYLDEIDKESEL, from the exons ATATGACAGTTCTGCTAGCCCATCTTCAAAAGTGGAAGAAATGGCAACG GCTGAAATGTGTAATTCCCCAACGTCAGCTGAAACAAGTGGTCATTCTTTTGatgcaaaccaaaatgaaaggaTGGAGAAAAGTACACAGGAATGGAATGAACAGCTAGAGAAGGAGTTTTTCAGTG ttcTAAATGATCTGGATGACCAGCTAGCCCAGGAACAAGCCCAAGACCCATTGGACAGGACAGTTTCTAGTAGCAGTGCATCAAACGTCCAATACAGTAGTGCATTTCCTACTTCAAAGAGGCAGACTGCTAGTAGAGGGCAACACAGAAATGACATGCCTAGCACATTTTTCCCAGATGGACTAAGAACAATAAGAGCCAAAGACGAACACAAGATTTTCATCAGGCCAAGGAAATTACACAGTGCGTATATAAACTGGCACCAGACAGCCTTTCAAGAAGATTACAAATATGGTGATCCAGTCGATGGAAATCCTCATCTGCTAAGCAGCAGGCTGTCTTCCGTTTCTTTCGGACGGTCTTCAGAAGGTAGCTTATATCCTCCTTCCATAACACAGAACAGTGGATTTAGGCACAAGAGTTGTATGAACAGGGATACAGCTGGCAGAAGTTACTCTGTGTGTTCCCTTCGGAGATGTCCATCATCAGTATCTTCTGACCAGCTGTCAGCATCTAGTTTCCAACATCCGTTGGCAAGGGAGAGCAACAATGGTTTTGTACCAAGGTTTGGTCGACAGAACCCAAAGAGAATTCCTCTGTCTTCTATTGTATGGAACAACACACCAGACTCTCCTGGACAAACATCAActcaagaaaaaatgtttagaacCCAATCACTGATGGAGTTTCATGCTACAGACCATGGTAGATATCCTAGCTCTTTGCAAGAAACCAAGAAACATGCATGTTACCACTCAAAACACCACTACAGAAGATCCGTTTCAAGCAGTAATTGCTTTAGTAGAGTTAGTTGCCCTGACAAAGCTACTTCTCCGTTGCCCTTTGATAACTGGGAAAATTATCCATTGTACAAATCGGAAAATAATCTCTCTAGATCCTACTATAGAGATACTTCTTCTCATGGCAAGTTGTATGCAAACCAAAAAAATTCTCCTTGTGGAAGAAAAGACAGCTATCCTTCTTGGGCTGATATTCCTCAGTACTACTGTGATGAAGTGTTTATTTCCCCTGATGCCAGCTTTGAAGTTATTATGGCTAATTTAAATGACCAGCAGTGGGCACATACAAAGAATGCCAAGTTTGGTTCACAGCGCCTGCAGAACGATTTTCACATGTATTCTCCAGAAAATACAAATATCAAAACGATAACAAGAAGTGCAAATAGAACTTTTTCAGAATTCACCGAGGGCTGTCAGCCTTGGCTAAGTTGTAACTCGTCAGTTTCTTCGTCTAGTATCAGAACTGATGAGTCAGTCTTTCCTAATTCGAAGGACCAAACAAAACCTATAGGACTGAACAGGAGTTCAGTCGTTGTTAGCCAAAGAAGTACTAAGGCAGACTTTACACAACTAGAAAAGCTTGAAGGTAAGAAACTGCCAGATGAAGACGTGCTGTTACAGTCAGTTTCTCAACAAGCAGATACAAACTATATCAACACCCAGAGTTTTCCCTCTAACAGCCCTCCTTCTGCCATGTTGCAAAGTGATGCATTTCTCTTTAACACAATGAGATCAAAGAGACAAACCCAAGTCACTGCCAGAGGAGATATTGCAAAAATGTATACATCAAATGGTGATAAAAGAGATGtacaaatgaaggaaaatgatTGCCCACCCAGCAGTGTGTTCAGTCAGCCTCCCTGTATTTTGCCAGCTGATGAGAGCAGGAAGGAACCTTTTCTTCCAAGTCAGAAAGAACGGGAACATAATCTGCATTATGCAGCAAAAAGAGAGCGCATCAAACAGGATAATCGGAGTGCAGAAGCCATTAACCAAGCTACTCCAAAGAGACCGTCCTCACTGCTGAATGTTGCCTCTACTCCATCCACTGAAAAATTAGCAAACTGTCAAGGCATGTTGTCCTGTCCTCCTGAATGTTCATCTAGCTCCTCACAAAGCTCTCCACAAGCACTTTCTCATAAAGACAATTTTAAATGTTTAGGAACACTAACTAGCTCTTCAGTAAATTGCACAGTTACTGAATCTCAAGCAGAAGGTGGAAAAACAGCTCAACTGAGCAGAACAGGTGTTACcaaaaaaatttcacagaaaacactgcaaaatacaAGCACTTTAGTTACTAAGGACTGTAATGGACAATTCACTACTAGTTCTCcacaaaatggaaattctggaaatatttatatgcatagCTTTGATGGAGACCCCAAGACCTCTGAACATAGTTTAAGttatttttgccttgaaaaaGAACGTGGAAAAATAAGGAGTAATTCAACTTGTATTGAAAGGCTTCACAAGCAAGACAGCTTGCTGAGACATACCAGTAGCTGCAGCATTACTGGCTCCCCTAGCAGAAACAGCCTGAAATCTCCTGACTCACTTGTTCTTTATTACACTTTGCCTAGAAAATCAGCTAGCATTGCTGGTAGTGTTATGTCAGATACGCCCATCTCTTTACCTAGAGAAAGTAGAACAACATACAATTGTTTAAGGTCTGAAACTCCACGTAGAGTTGATGCCTTTTGTTCTAATCAAAGAGATGTGTCTTGTTTAGACTCAAAACATTCCTTTTTAACATCAGCATCATTAAATGCTGCTAcaagtaacaaagaaaaagattacCCCAGCCCTTTAACCAAAAGTCCTAATGATTCAGTAAGTAGTAGTACATCAGTTGAACTGACAGACAGCTGTAAACATATAAGCAGAAGAGAATCCTCTGTGTTTTCAGATTGTAAGGAGAGGGGAaattttttgcagaaatataAAACTACAAGCACATTTACAGTTTGTGTTGATGAAGATCATGTCAAGTATCATGAACTAGTTTCAATTTATTACACATTACCACGGAGGCATTCAAGAACGTTTTGTAACCTCTTCAGAGATAATCCAGAGGATGCAGATTTACCTTGTCCCGAAGAAAATGCTCAGTCACCAAgaatacaaaacaagaaaaatgaaggaccTGTGAGTTTAGcaaatgttttttcccccagtacttTGGAAAAAGAGGTGCCTTCATACTCTTCTGACCAAGTATCTTCAGCTCTGGTCACACCTCAGAACTTAGGAACTGCTGTTGATAGTGAAGAAGAGAATTCCCACTTATCTCCTAGCTCGGAGAAGATAGCTACTTCAAAGTCAATAAGCGTGGTACATAACAGGAAAGATAGTTCAGCAGATCTTTCATTAGCAGAGAATGTGCTTTCTGACATGGTGACAAAAGAAGTTTCTTTTGATGGGCCACAATGCACTGCAATAGTGGCTAAGTCAGGTAAGGGCATTTCTGATGCTTCAAGCagccaaaatacagaaatatgtctaaaaggaaagaaggaaattttaCAAACAGCCACACCGCTAATGTCCACTTTATCAACCCCTCCCAAGCCAGGCAGATGTTTAGAGAATCTTTTGTATTCTACTTCAACACATAAAAATACTATACAGAAGGGAAACTCTGAAAACTGCTGTCAGCCCCCTAAAGTGAACACCAATAAAAATCTGAACAGTTTACTCCTCAACCCAGGAGAGAAAGGTTCCCTTGGAAGGAACGGTAACACAGAGCGTGGTGACGTGTCGCTTCTTCCTGTGGAAGACACGTACAGGGATAGTACCGAAGTCAAACAGAGAGTAAATTTCCTACACCAAACCACCCCTCTGTATAATAATAAACGTAGTGGACTGCAATTAAGGGCTGACAGttcaagaaaaaatgcaaattatttaaaCTCTTGTAGCAAAGTGCTTTCAGAGTCTCAGAACAAAGCATCTGAGGTAAGCACAGTTTCCAGTGCTGATCCATTACTTCAGCTAAACAAAGTGGTTAGCGCAGATACAGATGAATTAAtgaattcaaaaattaaaaaagagcaaaactcaCAGAGCACTCGCATGGGTAAAGTTTATAGTGGTTTGCAGGAATCGGAGAGGCACAGTGAAGGCAGCCTGAACATTAACTGTAAAGATAAAGTCCTCCCGGTTACACAAGATCAGAAGATCATGCACAGTGCAGAGGATGAGAACAAGCTTCCCTCTGACTGCACAAGAGACAAAGTCAAAGatatagaaaaaaggaagaacagaccttcaattaaaaataaactggcaGCTGTTTACAAAACAAGTCGaaaattttcaagtaaaaatttACCTCCTAAACCGCACATAAGTAACATTTTTTCACAGAACGATGGAAGTGCCACTTCTTTAGAGGTTGACACGTCCCTTGACTCATTGGTTTCAACGGATTCCCATCAGCCATTCCTGCAGTCGGACAATGAAAATCAGAATCACAGTCTGGACCCTGGTAAGAATACACCAAGACCAAGAACAGCTGAGAATAAGAAGACTGAAAATCAGAATGATCCTTCTTTGCTTGTTAGTAACACCAACTGGAGGTCTTTTACAAGCTCATACACCCAGAAGGAAGCCATCAGTCCCAAAAAAACTACAGTGAAAGTGGAAAATAGGCCAAATGTTACAACCCTATTTCCAGATAAAGCAGTAACCACAAGAAATAAGAATTCCCAAACACTTAATCTCGGGTTAGAAAGCAAAAGCCAGCCCATCTCTCCCAGTGCTACTACATCAGACCCACTGGATGATAAGAAAAGAAGAGCTAGCAGTCGTGCCTGTGGTCCTCCCTTACCACTTTTAATTGACAAAAACTCAAATACATATGTAAATAGCTGCTTGCAGGCAGACACGTGTCCAGAGCAAAACTTGACTTCCCAGACAGTGCTTAGTCAGTGTCAAAATATCTCTCAGTCTGCTAGCTTAAAAAATGCTAACTTGCATAGCTATCAGTTGCGCAAGAGTCATGCCAAAAGTCAGCGTGAGCGTCACCTTTCTGAGAGTATTTGTGCTCGAGATTCCCATGAGACCTTTGCCTCAGGAAGCAATATTCTATCAAAAGATGGTATACATGGGAAGAGATTTAAATCTTACTCGGAGCTGTTGTCttgtgatgaaaatgaaaattgggCATCAGATGATGAAAAATGTTACAGCACTAGAAATTTGATGTATCCTTCTGTTGAATTTGGTATATTTGGCAAAGAACAACAGTTGGCTTTCCTGGAAAATATCAAGAGGTCACTCACAGAAGGGCGATTATGGAGACCTTGTCTTCTTAATAACCCTGGTGCTCTCAGAGATGGGGAGACCCCTTCTATAAACAGGGCTGAGCTTTTGAGCCCAAGTTCTGCTGGGAGCAAAATGTCATCAGCTGCTTCATCCCCCCGAGAGCCGACTGATATCTATCAGGAAGACCCAGCAGCTTATTCGGACTCAGACAGTGATACCACCACCGATGATGAATACTACCTAGATGAGATAGATAAAGAATCAGAGCTATGA
- the EXPH5 gene encoding exophilin-5 isoform X2: MLQKRVCLRGDSEDANKRYDSSASPSSKVEEMATAEMCNSPTSAETSGHSFDANQNERMEKSTQEWNEQLEKEFFSVLNDLDDQLAQEQAQDPLDRTVSSSSASNVQYSSAFPTSKRQTASRGQHRNDMPSTFFPDGLRTIRAKDEHKIFIRPRKLHSAYINWHQTAFQEDYKYGDPVDGNPHLLSSRLSSVSFGRSSEGSLYPPSITQNSGFRHKSCMNRDTAGRSYSVCSLRRCPSSVSSDQLSASSFQHPLARESNNGFVPRFGRQNPKRIPLSSIVWNNTPDSPGQTSTQEKMFRTQSLMEFHATDHGRYPSSLQETKKHACYHSKHHYRRSVSSSNCFSRVSCPDKATSPLPFDNWENYPLYKSENNLSRSYYRDTSSHGKLYANQKNSPCGRKDSYPSWADIPQYYCDEVFISPDASFEVIMANLNDQQWAHTKNAKFGSQRLQNDFHMYSPENTNIKTITRSANRTFSEFTEGCQPWLSCNSSVSSSSIRTDESVFPNSKDQTKPIGLNRSSVVVSQRSTKADFTQLEKLEGKKLPDEDVLLQSVSQQADTNYINTQSFPSNSPPSAMLQSDAFLFNTMRSKRQTQVTARGDIAKMYTSNGDKRDVQMKENDCPPSSVFSQPPCILPADESRKEPFLPSQKEREHNLHYAAKRERIKQDNRSAEAINQATPKRPSSLLNVASTPSTEKLANCQGMLSCPPECSSSSSQSSPQALSHKDNFKCLGTLTSSSVNCTVTESQAEGGKTAQLSRTGVTKKISQKTLQNTSTLVTKDCNGQFTTSSPQNGNSGNIYMHSFDGDPKTSEHSLSYFCLEKERGKIRSNSTCIERLHKQDSLLRHTSSCSITGSPSRNSLKSPDSLVLYYTLPRKSASIAGSVMSDTPISLPRESRTTYNCLRSETPRRVDAFCSNQRDVSCLDSKHSFLTSASLNAATSNKEKDYPSPLTKSPNDSVSSSTSVELTDSCKHISRRESSVFSDCKERGNFLQKYKTTSTFTVCVDEDHVKYHELVSIYYTLPRRHSRTFCNLFRDNPEDADLPCPEENAQSPRIQNKKNEGPVSLANVFSPSTLEKEVPSYSSDQVSSALVTPQNLGTAVDSEEENSHLSPSSEKIATSKSISVVHNRKDSSADLSLAENVLSDMVTKEVSFDGPQCTAIVAKSGKGISDASSSQNTEICLKGKKEILQTATPLMSTLSTPPKPGRCLENLLYSTSTHKNTIQKGNSENCCQPPKVNTNKNLNSLLLNPGEKGSLGRNGNTERGDVSLLPVEDTYRDSTEVKQRVNFLHQTTPLYNNKRSGLQLRADSSRKNANYLNSCSKVLSESQNKASEVSTVSSADPLLQLNKVVSADTDELMNSKIKKEQNSQSTRMGKVYSGLQESERHSEGSLNINCKDKVLPVTQDQKIMHSAEDENKLPSDCTRDKVKDIEKRKNRPSIKNKLAAVYKTSRKFSSKNLPPKPHISNIFSQNDGSATSLEVDTSLDSLVSTDSHQPFLQSDNENQNHSLDPGKNTPRPRTAENKKTENQNDPSLLVSNTNWRSFTSSYTQKEAISPKKTTVKVENRPNVTTLFPDKAVTTRNKNSQTLNLGLESKSQPISPSATTSDPLDDKKRRASSRACGPPLPLLIDKNSNTYVNSCLQADTCPEQNLTSQTVLSQCQNISQSASLKNANLHSYQLRKSHAKSQRERHLSESICARDSHETFASGSNILSKDGIHGKRFKSYSELLSCDENENWASDDEKCYSTRNLMYPSVEFGIFGKEQQLAFLENIKRSLTEGRLWRPCLLNNPGALRDGETPSINRAELLSPSSAGSKMSSAASSPREPTDIYQEDPAAYSDSDSDTTTDDEYYLDEIDKESEL; the protein is encoded by the exons ATGCTGCAAAAAAGAGTATGCTTACGTGGAGATTCAGAAGATGCTAATAAAAG ATATGACAGTTCTGCTAGCCCATCTTCAAAAGTGGAAGAAATGGCAACG GCTGAAATGTGTAATTCCCCAACGTCAGCTGAAACAAGTGGTCATTCTTTTGatgcaaaccaaaatgaaaggaTGGAGAAAAGTACACAGGAATGGAATGAACAGCTAGAGAAGGAGTTTTTCAGTG ttcTAAATGATCTGGATGACCAGCTAGCCCAGGAACAAGCCCAAGACCCATTGGACAGGACAGTTTCTAGTAGCAGTGCATCAAACGTCCAATACAGTAGTGCATTTCCTACTTCAAAGAGGCAGACTGCTAGTAGAGGGCAACACAGAAATGACATGCCTAGCACATTTTTCCCAGATGGACTAAGAACAATAAGAGCCAAAGACGAACACAAGATTTTCATCAGGCCAAGGAAATTACACAGTGCGTATATAAACTGGCACCAGACAGCCTTTCAAGAAGATTACAAATATGGTGATCCAGTCGATGGAAATCCTCATCTGCTAAGCAGCAGGCTGTCTTCCGTTTCTTTCGGACGGTCTTCAGAAGGTAGCTTATATCCTCCTTCCATAACACAGAACAGTGGATTTAGGCACAAGAGTTGTATGAACAGGGATACAGCTGGCAGAAGTTACTCTGTGTGTTCCCTTCGGAGATGTCCATCATCAGTATCTTCTGACCAGCTGTCAGCATCTAGTTTCCAACATCCGTTGGCAAGGGAGAGCAACAATGGTTTTGTACCAAGGTTTGGTCGACAGAACCCAAAGAGAATTCCTCTGTCTTCTATTGTATGGAACAACACACCAGACTCTCCTGGACAAACATCAActcaagaaaaaatgtttagaacCCAATCACTGATGGAGTTTCATGCTACAGACCATGGTAGATATCCTAGCTCTTTGCAAGAAACCAAGAAACATGCATGTTACCACTCAAAACACCACTACAGAAGATCCGTTTCAAGCAGTAATTGCTTTAGTAGAGTTAGTTGCCCTGACAAAGCTACTTCTCCGTTGCCCTTTGATAACTGGGAAAATTATCCATTGTACAAATCGGAAAATAATCTCTCTAGATCCTACTATAGAGATACTTCTTCTCATGGCAAGTTGTATGCAAACCAAAAAAATTCTCCTTGTGGAAGAAAAGACAGCTATCCTTCTTGGGCTGATATTCCTCAGTACTACTGTGATGAAGTGTTTATTTCCCCTGATGCCAGCTTTGAAGTTATTATGGCTAATTTAAATGACCAGCAGTGGGCACATACAAAGAATGCCAAGTTTGGTTCACAGCGCCTGCAGAACGATTTTCACATGTATTCTCCAGAAAATACAAATATCAAAACGATAACAAGAAGTGCAAATAGAACTTTTTCAGAATTCACCGAGGGCTGTCAGCCTTGGCTAAGTTGTAACTCGTCAGTTTCTTCGTCTAGTATCAGAACTGATGAGTCAGTCTTTCCTAATTCGAAGGACCAAACAAAACCTATAGGACTGAACAGGAGTTCAGTCGTTGTTAGCCAAAGAAGTACTAAGGCAGACTTTACACAACTAGAAAAGCTTGAAGGTAAGAAACTGCCAGATGAAGACGTGCTGTTACAGTCAGTTTCTCAACAAGCAGATACAAACTATATCAACACCCAGAGTTTTCCCTCTAACAGCCCTCCTTCTGCCATGTTGCAAAGTGATGCATTTCTCTTTAACACAATGAGATCAAAGAGACAAACCCAAGTCACTGCCAGAGGAGATATTGCAAAAATGTATACATCAAATGGTGATAAAAGAGATGtacaaatgaaggaaaatgatTGCCCACCCAGCAGTGTGTTCAGTCAGCCTCCCTGTATTTTGCCAGCTGATGAGAGCAGGAAGGAACCTTTTCTTCCAAGTCAGAAAGAACGGGAACATAATCTGCATTATGCAGCAAAAAGAGAGCGCATCAAACAGGATAATCGGAGTGCAGAAGCCATTAACCAAGCTACTCCAAAGAGACCGTCCTCACTGCTGAATGTTGCCTCTACTCCATCCACTGAAAAATTAGCAAACTGTCAAGGCATGTTGTCCTGTCCTCCTGAATGTTCATCTAGCTCCTCACAAAGCTCTCCACAAGCACTTTCTCATAAAGACAATTTTAAATGTTTAGGAACACTAACTAGCTCTTCAGTAAATTGCACAGTTACTGAATCTCAAGCAGAAGGTGGAAAAACAGCTCAACTGAGCAGAACAGGTGTTACcaaaaaaatttcacagaaaacactgcaaaatacaAGCACTTTAGTTACTAAGGACTGTAATGGACAATTCACTACTAGTTCTCcacaaaatggaaattctggaaatatttatatgcatagCTTTGATGGAGACCCCAAGACCTCTGAACATAGTTTAAGttatttttgccttgaaaaaGAACGTGGAAAAATAAGGAGTAATTCAACTTGTATTGAAAGGCTTCACAAGCAAGACAGCTTGCTGAGACATACCAGTAGCTGCAGCATTACTGGCTCCCCTAGCAGAAACAGCCTGAAATCTCCTGACTCACTTGTTCTTTATTACACTTTGCCTAGAAAATCAGCTAGCATTGCTGGTAGTGTTATGTCAGATACGCCCATCTCTTTACCTAGAGAAAGTAGAACAACATACAATTGTTTAAGGTCTGAAACTCCACGTAGAGTTGATGCCTTTTGTTCTAATCAAAGAGATGTGTCTTGTTTAGACTCAAAACATTCCTTTTTAACATCAGCATCATTAAATGCTGCTAcaagtaacaaagaaaaagattacCCCAGCCCTTTAACCAAAAGTCCTAATGATTCAGTAAGTAGTAGTACATCAGTTGAACTGACAGACAGCTGTAAACATATAAGCAGAAGAGAATCCTCTGTGTTTTCAGATTGTAAGGAGAGGGGAaattttttgcagaaatataAAACTACAAGCACATTTACAGTTTGTGTTGATGAAGATCATGTCAAGTATCATGAACTAGTTTCAATTTATTACACATTACCACGGAGGCATTCAAGAACGTTTTGTAACCTCTTCAGAGATAATCCAGAGGATGCAGATTTACCTTGTCCCGAAGAAAATGCTCAGTCACCAAgaatacaaaacaagaaaaatgaaggaccTGTGAGTTTAGcaaatgttttttcccccagtacttTGGAAAAAGAGGTGCCTTCATACTCTTCTGACCAAGTATCTTCAGCTCTGGTCACACCTCAGAACTTAGGAACTGCTGTTGATAGTGAAGAAGAGAATTCCCACTTATCTCCTAGCTCGGAGAAGATAGCTACTTCAAAGTCAATAAGCGTGGTACATAACAGGAAAGATAGTTCAGCAGATCTTTCATTAGCAGAGAATGTGCTTTCTGACATGGTGACAAAAGAAGTTTCTTTTGATGGGCCACAATGCACTGCAATAGTGGCTAAGTCAGGTAAGGGCATTTCTGATGCTTCAAGCagccaaaatacagaaatatgtctaaaaggaaagaaggaaattttaCAAACAGCCACACCGCTAATGTCCACTTTATCAACCCCTCCCAAGCCAGGCAGATGTTTAGAGAATCTTTTGTATTCTACTTCAACACATAAAAATACTATACAGAAGGGAAACTCTGAAAACTGCTGTCAGCCCCCTAAAGTGAACACCAATAAAAATCTGAACAGTTTACTCCTCAACCCAGGAGAGAAAGGTTCCCTTGGAAGGAACGGTAACACAGAGCGTGGTGACGTGTCGCTTCTTCCTGTGGAAGACACGTACAGGGATAGTACCGAAGTCAAACAGAGAGTAAATTTCCTACACCAAACCACCCCTCTGTATAATAATAAACGTAGTGGACTGCAATTAAGGGCTGACAGttcaagaaaaaatgcaaattatttaaaCTCTTGTAGCAAAGTGCTTTCAGAGTCTCAGAACAAAGCATCTGAGGTAAGCACAGTTTCCAGTGCTGATCCATTACTTCAGCTAAACAAAGTGGTTAGCGCAGATACAGATGAATTAAtgaattcaaaaattaaaaaagagcaaaactcaCAGAGCACTCGCATGGGTAAAGTTTATAGTGGTTTGCAGGAATCGGAGAGGCACAGTGAAGGCAGCCTGAACATTAACTGTAAAGATAAAGTCCTCCCGGTTACACAAGATCAGAAGATCATGCACAGTGCAGAGGATGAGAACAAGCTTCCCTCTGACTGCACAAGAGACAAAGTCAAAGatatagaaaaaaggaagaacagaccttcaattaaaaataaactggcaGCTGTTTACAAAACAAGTCGaaaattttcaagtaaaaatttACCTCCTAAACCGCACATAAGTAACATTTTTTCACAGAACGATGGAAGTGCCACTTCTTTAGAGGTTGACACGTCCCTTGACTCATTGGTTTCAACGGATTCCCATCAGCCATTCCTGCAGTCGGACAATGAAAATCAGAATCACAGTCTGGACCCTGGTAAGAATACACCAAGACCAAGAACAGCTGAGAATAAGAAGACTGAAAATCAGAATGATCCTTCTTTGCTTGTTAGTAACACCAACTGGAGGTCTTTTACAAGCTCATACACCCAGAAGGAAGCCATCAGTCCCAAAAAAACTACAGTGAAAGTGGAAAATAGGCCAAATGTTACAACCCTATTTCCAGATAAAGCAGTAACCACAAGAAATAAGAATTCCCAAACACTTAATCTCGGGTTAGAAAGCAAAAGCCAGCCCATCTCTCCCAGTGCTACTACATCAGACCCACTGGATGATAAGAAAAGAAGAGCTAGCAGTCGTGCCTGTGGTCCTCCCTTACCACTTTTAATTGACAAAAACTCAAATACATATGTAAATAGCTGCTTGCAGGCAGACACGTGTCCAGAGCAAAACTTGACTTCCCAGACAGTGCTTAGTCAGTGTCAAAATATCTCTCAGTCTGCTAGCTTAAAAAATGCTAACTTGCATAGCTATCAGTTGCGCAAGAGTCATGCCAAAAGTCAGCGTGAGCGTCACCTTTCTGAGAGTATTTGTGCTCGAGATTCCCATGAGACCTTTGCCTCAGGAAGCAATATTCTATCAAAAGATGGTATACATGGGAAGAGATTTAAATCTTACTCGGAGCTGTTGTCttgtgatgaaaatgaaaattgggCATCAGATGATGAAAAATGTTACAGCACTAGAAATTTGATGTATCCTTCTGTTGAATTTGGTATATTTGGCAAAGAACAACAGTTGGCTTTCCTGGAAAATATCAAGAGGTCACTCACAGAAGGGCGATTATGGAGACCTTGTCTTCTTAATAACCCTGGTGCTCTCAGAGATGGGGAGACCCCTTCTATAAACAGGGCTGAGCTTTTGAGCCCAAGTTCTGCTGGGAGCAAAATGTCATCAGCTGCTTCATCCCCCCGAGAGCCGACTGATATCTATCAGGAAGACCCAGCAGCTTATTCGGACTCAGACAGTGATACCACCACCGATGATGAATACTACCTAGATGAGATAGATAAAGAATCAGAGCTATGA